A stretch of Desulfobacter hydrogenophilus DNA encodes these proteins:
- a CDS encoding glycosyltransferase, translated as MNKTPLHILHIANSYGGTEVYSNLIRALDRLGVRQTVFVPLNAKNRNRLGKQLIKFSVPGSIIIYSSALKWYHRYLYKNKIDTTKKEIEKHVDLKSISLIHAGLFCSDGAAAFELSKKHTIPYIVAVRNTDVNTYYKKMWWKRPYFHSILEKATNIIFISPQYEQTFLNVLKGKDIANLDSKTIIIPNGIDLFYLENRIDCAKNIHDPVRVVYAGAFNRGKNIIEVIFALDNLIQKGQRIHFSAIGKGLSFRKEDKDYIKKIYELAANRDWIGIFESKPKEELKLIFEKSDIFVMPSIPETFGLVYVEALTQGLPVIYATGQGFDGYYNDGNIGYGVNPSDSNDIAAKIEFIIDDYAQFSLNITQLNLKEDFSWEKISIRYLQLYKEIVSI; from the coding sequence ATGAATAAAACTCCATTGCACATATTGCATATAGCAAATAGTTATGGGGGAACAGAAGTGTATTCCAATTTGATCCGTGCGCTGGATCGTTTAGGAGTAAGACAAACTGTTTTTGTCCCATTGAATGCGAAAAATCGAAACAGGTTGGGAAAGCAATTAATAAAGTTTTCCGTTCCAGGTTCAATTATAATATACTCCTCTGCACTAAAGTGGTATCATCGATATCTGTATAAGAATAAAATTGACACAACAAAAAAAGAAATAGAAAAACATGTAGATCTTAAAAGTATTAGTTTGATTCACGCCGGTCTTTTTTGTTCAGATGGTGCAGCCGCATTTGAGCTATCAAAAAAGCATACAATACCTTACATTGTTGCCGTTCGCAATACGGATGTGAATACGTACTACAAAAAAATGTGGTGGAAGAGACCTTATTTTCATTCGATTCTCGAAAAAGCAACGAATATTATTTTTATTTCTCCTCAATACGAACAGACCTTTTTGAATGTACTCAAAGGGAAAGATATCGCAAACCTCGATTCGAAAACTATTATTATACCCAATGGAATCGATTTGTTTTATTTAGAGAATCGCATTGATTGTGCAAAAAATATTCATGATCCTGTTCGTGTTGTATATGCCGGTGCATTCAATAGAGGGAAAAATATTATAGAAGTAATATTTGCCTTGGACAACCTTATTCAGAAAGGACAAAGGATTCATTTTTCAGCTATTGGAAAAGGATTAAGCTTTAGAAAAGAGGATAAAGATTACATAAAAAAAATATACGAATTAGCAGCAAACAGGGATTGGATAGGAATATTTGAGAGTAAGCCCAAAGAAGAACTTAAGCTGATTTTTGAAAAGAGTGATATTTTTGTAATGCCATCAATTCCAGAGACATTTGGATTGGTATATGTGGAGGCCCTGACACAGGGATTACCTGTTATTTATGCAACAGGGCAGGGATTTGATGGATATTATAATGACGGAAATATTGGATACGGTGTTAATCCTTCAGATTCTAATGATATTGCAGCAAAAATAGAATTCATTATAGATGACTATGCTCAGTTTTCGTTGAATATTACCCAACTAAATTTGAAAGAAGATTTTTCCTGGGAAAAAATATCGATACGTTATTTACAGCTTTATAAGGAGATTGTATCTATATGA
- the murB gene encoding UDP-N-acetylmuramate dehydrogenase — protein MKILENIDLYPYSTMRLHSIGRKMIIPESVDELIDVVGNLSKENDPFYIVSGGSNIVFAERVETSIVYLMKIDESVSVSPGGEVSCGCSVRIQTLINELKKNRLGGLEYLYSVPASVGGAVFMNAGRGKKHNLSISDYLTKVDYLDLRTGEIKSLYPTEESFSYRHSIFQESKFVVLKAYFQFQSQDPALTDQLIQERLAQSRKYLDPSKPSCGSVFCQANPIVMRLVKGMRCGGAIFSKKTPNWISNIDNASAKDILTLIKRVKCIHKLFFFSCKTEIRFLK, from the coding sequence ATGAAAATACTAGAAAATATCGACTTATATCCTTACAGTACCATGCGTCTTCATTCGATTGGTAGAAAAATGATTATTCCGGAATCGGTTGATGAATTGATTGATGTTGTAGGAAATTTGAGTAAGGAGAATGATCCTTTTTATATCGTATCGGGAGGTAGTAATATCGTTTTCGCCGAACGGGTGGAAACGTCGATTGTCTATCTGATGAAGATAGATGAATCTGTTTCAGTAAGTCCAGGCGGTGAGGTGAGTTGTGGATGTTCGGTGCGAATTCAAACACTAATCAATGAGTTGAAAAAAAATAGACTAGGGGGATTGGAATATTTATATTCAGTTCCTGCCAGTGTAGGAGGCGCGGTGTTTATGAATGCCGGCCGTGGGAAAAAACACAATCTATCTATTTCCGATTATTTAACAAAAGTGGATTATCTTGATCTGCGTACCGGTGAAATTAAAAGTTTATATCCGACGGAAGAGTCCTTTTCATATCGTCATTCAATTTTTCAGGAAAGTAAGTTTGTTGTTTTGAAAGCGTATTTTCAGTTTCAATCACAAGATCCGGCCTTGACTGATCAATTAATTCAGGAACGACTTGCGCAATCCCGGAAGTATTTGGATCCGTCAAAGCCAAGTTGTGGATCGGTTTTTTGCCAGGCGAACCCTATTGTCATGAGACTGGTAAAAGGAATGCGATGTGGTGGTGCCATTTTTTCGAAAAAAACACCTAATTGGATTTCAAATATTGATAACGCCTCGGCCAAGGATATTCTAACGTTAATAAAAAGAGTAAAATGTATTCATAAATTATTTTTCTTTTCGTGTAAAACAGAAATCCGATTTTTAAAATGA
- a CDS encoding IS66 family transposase — protein MDKIPWYQKYGILQWLWVLCHKKATLFKIHTNRNAEAFYASIEKWAGILVSDNYTVYCKWINLRQTCLAHLIRSAKKLSTNPEPEIAKFGTWAQKELKLLVSMAHAPPTNGQWCAFYARLCRLIALNKDRKDQAGRRTPGRWRNSSAIFGFSLKLLVWMPLIIWRKECFVPQSSGGA, from the coding sequence GTGGACAAAATACCTTGGTACCAAAAATACGGTATTCTTCAATGGCTCTGGGTATTGTGTCACAAAAAAGCTACGCTGTTCAAAATCCACACGAATCGCAATGCTGAAGCATTTTATGCCTCGATCGAAAAATGGGCAGGCATCTTGGTCAGTGACAACTATACAGTCTACTGCAAATGGATAAATCTCCGTCAGACGTGCCTGGCCCATCTCATCCGGAGTGCCAAGAAATTATCAACAAACCCCGAACCGGAAATAGCCAAATTTGGAACATGGGCACAAAAAGAGCTGAAGCTCTTGGTGAGTATGGCACATGCTCCTCCTACAAATGGTCAATGGTGTGCTTTTTACGCTCGCTTATGTCGGCTCATTGCCCTGAATAAAGACCGTAAGGATCAAGCGGGGAGACGTACGCCCGGACGTTGGAGAAACTCCTCGGCAATCTTTGGATTTTCCTTGAAGTTGCTGGTGTGGATGCCACTAATAATCTGGCGGAAAGAATGCTTCGTGCCGCAGTCCTCTGGCGGGGCTTGA
- a CDS encoding DUF6399 domain-containing protein codes for MPEKKQEAKASLNQAKENFETVKNARKQISKAYHPYDLLTGIKQDSVNAGIQLKKSFDEIREATDLLPERCKDRIEKAWRVTKKMIATLAFYFCMVESLVGDMDLSDDKRDLMISRLIPGFYLQKVSQKEKDQEQKEKIRQKSQELLSVLQNRSGPFSGSDISEIDRMARMARQCAGLFQRSSSCVEGRNAQLSLHHHGMHRLSDRKLKSLTVIHNFHLKRSDGTTAAERFLRTTRSICSNGLSKKCLCLQGQEEK; via the coding sequence TTGCCAGAAAAAAAGCAAGAGGCAAAAGCGTCTCTGAACCAGGCAAAGGAAAACTTTGAAACGGTCAAAAATGCGAGAAAGCAAATCAGCAAAGCCTATCACCCCTATGATCTTCTCACCGGAATAAAGCAGGATTCCGTCAATGCCGGTATTCAACTGAAAAAAAGTTTTGATGAAATCCGGGAGGCAACCGATCTCCTACCGGAACGGTGCAAAGATCGAATCGAGAAGGCCTGGCGTGTAACCAAAAAGATGATAGCCACCCTCGCATTTTATTTTTGCATGGTTGAATCTCTTGTTGGCGATATGGATTTGTCTGACGACAAGCGGGACCTGATGATCAGTCGGTTGATTCCTGGTTTTTATCTTCAAAAGGTATCCCAGAAGGAAAAGGATCAGGAGCAAAAAGAGAAAATTCGACAGAAATCTCAGGAGTTGCTTTCTGTATTGCAGAATAGAAGCGGGCCGTTTTCTGGATCGGATATTAGTGAAATCGACCGCATGGCAAGAATGGCCAGGCAATGCGCAGGGCTTTTTCAAAGATCAAGTTCATGTGTAGAAGGCCGTAATGCTCAACTATCTCTTCATCATCACGGCATGCATAGACTGAGTGATCGAAAATTGAAAAGTTTGACGGTAATTCATAATTTTCATCTAAAAAGATCTGATGGAACAACAGCAGCAGAACGTTTTTTGAGAACAACCCGATCAATATGTTCGAATGGCTTGTCGAAAAAATGCCTTTGCCTGCAAGGCCAAGAAGAAAAGTGA
- a CDS encoding sulfotransferase, whose product MKYNIPNLFLIGAPKAGTSALAEGLQQHSRIFMPYKKEPKYFDARTFYDFEEDYPIKSIDHYLNLYSTNQSSSILYRLDASVFNMYSLESIKDILLLSPKSKFILMLREPLSASKSMQKQRLKYTREGMRELSEDFCECWEYLKGRSNGTCYPKKCRNKFLFRYDLLYSYERYVPYIIDFVGRNNIFIGKYENFKKDPSTFYKRLFNFLSLDGNSSVKNKLVNKSYILKNCYMNRIITCSALATSDFRRKIGLSGQRVNFIKKNILRKNDIEKHLNTDCDAEVKAFFSRTYTYLSELEFDS is encoded by the coding sequence ATGAAATATAATATTCCAAACTTGTTTTTAATTGGTGCTCCCAAGGCAGGAACAAGCGCTTTAGCAGAAGGTTTGCAACAGCATTCGAGAATTTTTATGCCCTATAAGAAAGAGCCAAAATATTTTGATGCACGTACTTTTTATGATTTCGAGGAAGATTACCCCATTAAAAGTATTGATCATTATCTTAATTTATATTCAACAAATCAATCTAGTAGTATTTTGTATCGTTTAGATGCTAGCGTTTTTAATATGTATAGCCTTGAATCTATCAAGGATATATTACTTCTCTCGCCGAAATCAAAATTTATTCTTATGTTACGAGAGCCTTTGTCAGCATCTAAGTCTATGCAAAAGCAAAGGTTAAAATATACAAGAGAAGGTATGAGAGAACTGTCAGAAGATTTTTGTGAATGTTGGGAGTATTTAAAAGGTAGATCAAATGGAACATGTTATCCCAAAAAGTGTCGAAACAAATTTTTGTTTCGATATGATTTGCTTTATTCGTACGAAAGATATGTTCCATATATAATTGATTTCGTAGGTCGAAATAATATTTTTATTGGTAAATATGAAAATTTTAAAAAAGATCCAAGTACCTTTTACAAAAGGTTATTTAATTTTTTAAGTCTAGATGGAAATTCTTCTGTAAAAAATAAATTAGTGAATAAATCATATATTTTAAAAAATTGTTATATGAATCGAATCATAACTTGTTCCGCTTTGGCAACTTCAGATTTTAGAAGGAAAATTGGTTTGAGTGGTCAAAGAGTAAATTTTATTAAAAAAAATATATTAAGAAAAAATGATATTGAAAAACATTTGAATACAGATTGTGATGCCGAGGTTAAAGCCTTTTTTTCCAGAACATACACGTATCTATCCGAATTAGAGTTCGATAGTTAG
- a CDS encoding flippase codes for MVSFIKQKFHNLISDKKFSEILTGSAWALGARVVGTGISLITSIVVARIYGSDILGIIAILNSFLVLITIFTVLGTNTSILRLIPEHLSKYSPTSAFRVYRKTQFVVVGVSMITGGGLYFASGFIADSIFFKPHLRFYFALAACFIIFQSLMRLNTAAIRGLRLIRVFAFMQIMPAVGTLVILVPLTIFFYHKDNPIYATFVAIAVTALVGAWIMDRMFKQKMKSDDAVSPLSVKKILSISLPMLMTATMSFVIGQTGVIMLGMFRPAADVGYYSIAVHLASLTAFLLAAINTMSAPKFAELYHNQKIDELFYVAKKSTKLIFWVTSPILFFLILIGKPALTLFYGSEFSVAYWPMVFLTLGQFANSISGSTGYFMNMTGNQHVFKNVMVITALVNVSLNIFLIPWLGIKGAALTAMFCYVLWNTSLLVYIKQKYGRTIGYFPLFDKCWS; via the coding sequence ATGGTTTCATTTATAAAACAAAAATTTCACAACCTCATCTCGGACAAGAAATTTTCCGAGATCCTGACCGGTTCTGCTTGGGCTTTGGGGGCTAGGGTTGTCGGGACGGGGATCAGTCTGATAACCAGTATTGTAGTGGCTCGTATTTATGGGTCTGATATCCTAGGAATTATTGCAATTTTGAATTCCTTTCTCGTTTTGATAACAATTTTCACCGTCCTAGGCACAAACACCTCCATTCTGCGTCTGATTCCGGAGCACCTGTCCAAATATTCACCAACCTCGGCCTTCAGGGTCTATCGAAAAACACAGTTTGTTGTAGTCGGGGTGTCCATGATTACCGGGGGGGGGCTGTATTTTGCTTCAGGCTTTATCGCTGACAGCATTTTTTTTAAGCCCCATTTACGGTTTTATTTTGCCCTAGCCGCCTGTTTTATTATTTTTCAATCATTGATGAGGTTGAACACTGCGGCGATTCGAGGGCTTCGTTTGATTCGGGTTTTTGCCTTTATGCAGATTATGCCGGCCGTCGGAACGTTGGTTATTCTCGTTCCACTGACCATATTTTTCTACCACAAGGACAATCCCATCTATGCGACATTTGTAGCGATAGCCGTTACTGCCTTGGTAGGCGCTTGGATTATGGACAGGATGTTTAAGCAAAAAATGAAATCGGACGATGCAGTTTCTCCCCTGTCTGTAAAGAAAATTTTATCCATCTCCCTGCCCATGCTTATGACTGCAACTATGAGTTTCGTCATAGGCCAGACCGGTGTGATTATGTTGGGGATGTTCAGACCGGCGGCCGATGTTGGTTATTATTCAATAGCAGTCCATCTAGCTTCTTTGACCGCCTTTCTCCTTGCTGCCATTAATACCATGTCAGCGCCAAAGTTTGCAGAATTGTACCATAACCAAAAAATAGACGAACTTTTTTATGTGGCAAAAAAATCTACTAAACTTATTTTTTGGGTTACATCCCCAATACTTTTTTTCTTAATATTGATAGGCAAACCAGCCCTTACTTTGTTTTATGGTTCAGAATTTTCTGTCGCATACTGGCCTATGGTTTTTTTGACGCTAGGACAATTTGCGAATTCGATTTCTGGTTCGACAGGATATTTTATGAATATGACCGGGAATCAACATGTATTTAAAAATGTTATGGTTATAACCGCGTTAGTTAATGTTTCTTTAAATATTTTTTTGATCCCATGGCTAGGTATTAAAGGGGCCGCCTTAACAGCCATGTTTTGTTATGTACTGTGGAATACGTCTTTATTGGTTTATATAAAACAAAAGTATGGTCGAACAATAGGTTACTTTCCATTGTTTGATAAGTGTTGGAGCTGA
- a CDS encoding four helix bundle protein, whose protein sequence is MFLRIAKGSAAELRTQVYIANRIGVIDKDLEHELIEELKVISKQLHALIKSLS, encoded by the coding sequence CTGTTTCTACGCATTGCCAAAGGATCAGCCGCAGAACTTCGAACTCAAGTGTATATAGCCAACCGTATTGGTGTTATCGATAAGGATCTGGAACACGAATTGATCGAAGAATTGAAAGTAATTTCTAAGCAACTCCATGCATTAATAAAATCACTGTCTTGA
- a CDS encoding nucleotidyl transferase AbiEii/AbiGii toxin family protein, protein MIDLIQKRLAEYDAANQVEEAHAIKEKIKLKIDVDPPAGSNFEYTYLDFPLDFEVCHQDLSSNFSLKIHALLCRPYLKGRDWFDFSWYVTQGAQVNLPHLRAALVQWGPWANQKIDLNLQWLKRELIQKASSIEWQSAAADVQPFLRPSEQHGLRLWTEKFFVHKIEDLTPHQSGPTPDLY, encoded by the coding sequence TTGATTGACCTTATTCAAAAAAGACTGGCTGAGTATGATGCTGCAAATCAGGTGGAAGAAGCGCATGCAATTAAAGAAAAAATTAAATTGAAAATTGATGTAGATCCTCCAGCCGGTTCCAATTTTGAATATACTTACCTGGATTTTCCTCTGGATTTTGAAGTCTGCCATCAGGATTTGAGCAGTAATTTTTCATTAAAAATACATGCACTGCTTTGCAGGCCGTATTTGAAAGGCAGAGACTGGTTTGATTTCAGCTGGTATGTAACGCAAGGTGCCCAGGTAAATCTACCACATTTGCGCGCAGCGCTTGTCCAATGGGGACCATGGGCGAACCAGAAAATAGATCTAAATCTGCAATGGCTGAAGCGTGAGTTGATCCAAAAAGCATCCAGCATTGAATGGCAGTCTGCTGCAGCCGATGTGCAACCATTTCTTAGACCGTCGGAGCAGCATGGCCTGCGTCTGTGGACTGAAAAATTTTTTGTGCATAAAATTGAAGATCTGACCCCACACCAATCTGGCCCCACACCAGATTTGTATTGA
- a CDS encoding type IV toxin-antitoxin system AbiEi family antitoxin domain-containing protein, giving the protein MHTLTNKIIEKGFTNTIFRASQLKRLVSGSPQSRYNLVNRAIKAKELVRFQRGLYMLDERFRDYTCHPFVLAQAFAPGSYISFETALAWHGWIPEAVFTTASAVSGRKFRQYEYDKKMNFSFHSLAIHRQYFLELVNR; this is encoded by the coding sequence ATGCATACCCTGACGAATAAAATTATTGAAAAGGGATTTACGAACACAATTTTCAGAGCCTCTCAATTGAAGCGACTGGTGAGTGGAAGCCCACAGTCCCGTTACAACCTGGTTAACCGTGCAATAAAAGCGAAAGAACTGGTTCGCTTTCAGCGTGGTCTGTATATGCTTGATGAGCGCTTCCGAGACTATACCTGTCACCCGTTTGTCCTGGCCCAGGCCTTTGCTCCCGGTAGCTACATTTCATTTGAGACAGCATTGGCATGGCACGGGTGGATTCCCGAGGCGGTGTTTACAACGGCAAGTGCAGTATCAGGTCGGAAATTCCGACAATATGAATATGACAAAAAGATGAATTTCAGCTTTCATTCACTTGCCATTCATCGACAATATTTCCTGGAGCTGGTGAACAGATAA
- a CDS encoding ATP-binding protein, which translates to MEFFNPGPLPKGMKMQDILSGRLASNPRNKQIASIFKEAGIIEKYGSGIKRVIQSMADAGSPAPVFEIIADNFKVTLFPMGETSGGGVNNLLDFIKANPGKKSKEIKAALNLPQRTLERWLKELREQKKIKFQGPPKTGGYYFFG; encoded by the coding sequence ATGGAATTCTTCAACCCGGGTCCGCTTCCCAAAGGAATGAAAATGCAGGATATCCTTTCCGGAAGGCTGGCATCCAATCCCAGAAACAAACAGATTGCTTCGATATTCAAAGAGGCAGGCATCATTGAAAAGTATGGTTCCGGAATTAAACGGGTGATCCAATCGATGGCAGATGCAGGATCACCTGCGCCTGTTTTTGAAATAATTGCCGATAATTTTAAAGTCACATTGTTTCCAATGGGCGAAACATCAGGTGGCGGAGTAAACAATCTTTTAGACTTCATAAAAGCCAACCCCGGCAAAAAATCTAAAGAGATTAAAGCCGCCCTGAATCTGCCGCAACGAACATTAGAACGCTGGTTAAAAGAGCTGCGCGAACAAAAGAAAATAAAATTTCAAGGCCCACCCAAAACAGGAGGGTATTATTTTTTTGGATGA
- a CDS encoding Wzz/FepE/Etk N-terminal domain-containing protein, which produces MQNQIDFDQRQCDNDEIELADLFLVLWKRKWIIFAITIVTTVAVVIISFMLPKIYYVNAIIESGRNADGNLVTPPQEIAEIINSGAYDRNILKALAIPGDQMPKVNASIPKLTDMVNISLESSDPQLAKKIISELLNKISAVIQEKQAILVQKTKIQIKKVMLDRNMLKENVIQTKKQAAESKAKIDDLEKKKLEALNTRNRDALTVFLYTNEIRNGQVYLNNLNDKVAELEQRYQKTSLTLENLRLELENIKSTVIIKEPTIPEKHIKPNKKLIVVLTFVASFMVAVFLAFLLEIVGKVKQMEKGE; this is translated from the coding sequence ATGCAAAACCAAATCGACTTTGACCAGCGCCAGTGTGACAATGATGAAATTGAACTTGCTGACCTGTTTTTAGTTCTATGGAAGCGTAAATGGATAATATTTGCTATCACCATTGTTACAACTGTGGCTGTTGTTATCATCAGCTTTATGCTGCCGAAAATTTATTACGTCAATGCCATTATAGAGTCAGGCAGGAATGCTGATGGTAATCTGGTTACACCTCCGCAAGAGATTGCCGAGATAATTAATAGTGGGGCCTATGACAGAAATATTCTCAAAGCACTTGCTATTCCGGGTGACCAAATGCCTAAGGTGAACGCGTCTATTCCCAAATTAACCGATATGGTGAATATTTCATTGGAATCTTCCGATCCGCAATTGGCCAAAAAAATCATAAGTGAGTTGCTGAATAAAATTTCTGCTGTGATTCAAGAGAAACAGGCGATTTTGGTTCAAAAGACTAAAATTCAGATAAAAAAAGTCATGCTTGACCGCAATATGTTAAAAGAAAACGTCATTCAAACAAAAAAACAGGCTGCGGAGAGCAAAGCCAAAATAGATGATCTGGAAAAAAAGAAGCTTGAGGCGCTGAATACCCGCAATAGGGATGCGTTGACAGTTTTTCTGTATACCAACGAGATCCGGAACGGACAAGTCTATTTGAATAATTTGAATGACAAAGTGGCTGAATTGGAGCAAAGGTATCAGAAAACGAGCCTGACACTTGAAAATCTTCGCCTTGAACTTGAAAATATCAAAAGTACCGTCATCATCAAAGAACCGACCATCCCGGAAAAACATATTAAGCCAAATAAAAAACTGATCGTTGTCTTGACCTTTGTTGCCAGTTTTATGGTAGCTGTATTTTTGGCATTTTTACTTGAGATCGTTGGGAAGGTAAAGCAAATGGAAAAGGGTGAGTGA
- a CDS encoding MarR family EPS-associated transcriptional regulator, translating into MNASMDEEIRYKILSILKDDSSLTQREMMQQTGVSLGKVNYCVSALVEKGQIRVERFKNNSNKTAYFYHITPSGLKAFTSLSLKFLKIKIDEYDQIKAQIKNLYQQVQNLDVQLCEDPTLLIQLRNIL; encoded by the coding sequence ATGAACGCATCAATGGATGAAGAAATCAGATATAAAATTCTGTCCATTTTGAAAGACGATTCCAGCCTCACCCAAAGAGAAATGATGCAGCAAACAGGTGTCAGCCTGGGAAAGGTTAATTATTGTGTATCTGCCCTTGTTGAGAAAGGCCAGATCCGCGTGGAACGGTTTAAAAATAATTCTAATAAAACAGCATATTTTTACCATATCACGCCATCTGGACTTAAAGCGTTTACAAGTCTATCCTTAAAGTTTCTTAAAATTAAAATAGATGAGTATGACCAGATAAAAGCGCAGATTAAAAATTTATACCAGCAGGTACAGAACTTGGACGTCCAGTTGTGTGAAGATCCAACGTTGTTGATTCAACTGAGGAATATTCTTTAA
- a CDS encoding OmpA/MotB family protein, giving the protein MGSYPLTSTFPGRVVFVLISLYIILFYCVNITNSAYQTLQLDPETYSIIELEGILGDYRTQVGVLNEQIHDTQKDLDWLILKINRISDSGRNIPKLLHDSVEVKEKKIYQLEAQKKRLAGAVAKYQNIYDIKKTPENKTTQIRVSPTPDTDRKNSVKGSGKLNVPAKFPDIEQAVKKAGLEDWIEIMAADGRCAKINNTLPILFSSGSAALAKEYQSFLKKLALFLKPYDVKVYVNGYADSDPIHTPKYPSNLELGASRAANVVHEMVKNGLKPDIFKIGSTGEYRFAAKIQSSKKIFQRRAQLMVVFSG; this is encoded by the coding sequence ATGGGATCTTATCCTTTGACATCAACATTCCCGGGCAGGGTGGTGTTTGTCCTGATATCTTTGTACATAATACTTTTTTATTGTGTCAATATTACAAATAGCGCCTACCAAACACTTCAACTTGATCCGGAAACCTATTCAATTATAGAACTTGAGGGAATCCTTGGAGACTACCGGACCCAGGTGGGCGTTTTGAATGAACAAATCCATGATACTCAGAAAGACCTTGACTGGCTTATACTCAAAATAAACCGTATATCTGATTCCGGAAGAAACATTCCAAAGTTACTTCATGACTCTGTTGAAGTGAAAGAGAAAAAAATTTATCAGCTCGAGGCGCAAAAAAAACGTCTTGCCGGTGCAGTTGCAAAATACCAGAACATTTATGACATAAAAAAAACCCCGGAAAATAAGACAACACAGATTCGGGTTTCGCCCACACCGGATACGGATAGGAAGAATAGTGTAAAAGGATCTGGTAAATTAAATGTGCCGGCAAAATTTCCGGATATTGAACAGGCTGTTAAAAAGGCCGGCCTTGAAGACTGGATAGAGATTATGGCGGCAGACGGCAGGTGCGCAAAAATTAACAATACCCTGCCAATCCTCTTTTCTTCCGGCAGCGCTGCCCTGGCCAAAGAATACCAATCCTTTTTAAAGAAACTGGCGCTATTCCTTAAACCCTATGATGTTAAAGTTTATGTCAACGGATATGCAGATTCGGATCCCATCCATACCCCAAAATATCCATCCAATCTGGAGTTAGGCGCATCCCGGGCCGCCAACGTTGTTCATGAAATGGTGAAAAACGGCCTGAAGCCGGATATTTTTAAAATCGGTTCAACAGGAGAGTACCGGTTTGCAGCCAAAATACAGTCATCAAAGAAAATCTTCCAGCGCCGTGCACAACTCATGGTTGTGTTTAGTGGTTAA
- a CDS encoding LPP20 family lipoprotein, with translation MKKLLALSACLIALSLWGCSRGGPGGVLDSSAGNAANQKVVTFQVTGKGLEPENALTKGEAILMAERAAVADGYRQLVETVRGVYVDAYMKAGRGSVNQDEVQVHTQSWLRGTEVMDITQGEYGITLARLRLRINFSKKGMVWWPVGIAGNG, from the coding sequence ATGAAGAAACTATTGGCTTTGTCTGCATGTTTAATTGCTTTATCCTTATGGGGCTGTAGCAGGGGAGGGCCGGGAGGCGTTCTGGATTCTTCTGCAGGCAATGCTGCCAATCAAAAAGTTGTCACGTTTCAGGTGACTGGCAAAGGGCTTGAGCCTGAAAATGCATTAACAAAAGGGGAAGCAATACTCATGGCGGAGCGTGCTGCTGTTGCCGATGGATATCGGCAACTGGTCGAAACAGTTCGTGGCGTTTATGTGGATGCTTACATGAAAGCGGGCCGGGGTTCGGTAAACCAGGATGAAGTCCAGGTGCATACGCAATCCTGGTTAAGGGGAACGGAAGTGATGGATATTACCCAGGGAGAATATGGCATCACCTTGGCCCGGTTAAGATTGAGAATTAATTTTTCGAAAAAAGGTATGGTCTGGTGGCCTGTAGGTATTGCAGGTAATGGATGA